Within Actinosynnema pretiosum, the genomic segment GACGTCCCGGCCCTCGACGCCCAAGCGCTCGGCGACCGCGGCGGCGGTCCGCACCAGCGCCCGGTGGTCGACTGGGCGGGCGGCCGGGGTGTGCGCGGCTGCGGCGCGGGGGTCAGCGGCGCGGGACTCGACCGCACGCGGCTCGAGAGCGCTGCGGACAGCGGCCCGGCGGTCGGGGTCGTGGTGGGCGGGCGCGCCTTCGTCGGCGGTCAGATCGGTGGCCGCGCTCGGGGCGCCAGGGCGGTCCGCGAGCCCGTCGTGGGCGACCGGGCGGTCGGCGAGCCCACCCTGGGCGGCGGCGGGGCGGCCGGGCCCGCCCTGGGCGGCGGCCGGGTGCTCTGCGGCGGTGCGGCGGAGGGGCTCGCCGCGGCCGTCGGCTGAGCGCTCTGCGCCTGCCCGGCCCGCGGTTCCGCCAGGGGACGGGGTGCCGGAGCCCGCCAAGGCGGCCGTGTCCGGATCGGGTGCGGAGGACGTGGTGGCCGGGTCGAAGCGGGGACCCGTGGTCACCCGCCAACCGGTGGGGTCGTCGGGGTCGCGACGGAGCAGGGCCCCGGTCCGGTCGGGACGGGTGCCGTAGCGGAGGACCGCGCCCGCCTCCAGTGCCGCGAGCGCGGCCACGACGGTGTCGATCCCCGTTCCCGGCGGAACGGTGACCGTCGTGCCGCGCACCCCCTCGGCGCGCAGCAGGTCGACGGCCTCCCGCACGCGGTCGGCCAGCCCCGCCGCGGTGACCTCGGTGTCCGGTGTGGACACCACGACGTCGTCGGGCACGCGGCGGGACAGCGCCTCGGGCGTGGTGCTCGCGCACGGGGGCAGGGCCGGGCCGGTCGCCCACCGGGCGAGCTCGGCGCGCTCGGCCTCGCCTGCGGGCAGGGTGGTGGCGCCGTCAGGACCCTGGCGCAGCCCGCGCGCGGCTGTCTCGAACAGCCCGAGCAGCCGGGCGGCGGTGGCCCGCTCGTACAGCCCCCGGTCGAAGTCCAGGTGCAGGCGCAGGCCGTCGCCCTCGGGGGCCACGGTCAGCCACAGGTCGAACTTCGCCGAGGTGAACGGCAGCGCGACCTGGCTCATCCTCACACCGGGCAGCGCGGCGCTGACGCCGGGCGTGTTCTGCATGGAGAACATGACGTCGAACAGCGGGTTGCGGTCGAGGACACCCGCGTGCCCGACCTGCTCGACGAGGTGGTCGAAGGGCATCTGCTCGTGGGAGAACGCGGCCAGGCAGGTGTCGCGGGTCGCGGCCAGGCACGCGCGCAGGCCGTCCGCGAGCGGCAGCCGGGTGCGCAGCACCAGGGTGTTGGCGAAGTAGCCGACGACGTCCTCGGTGTCGGGGTGGTGCCGCCCCGCCACCGGGGTGCCCACGGTGATGTCGTCCTGGCCGGTGACCGCCGCCAGCGCGAGCTGGAAGGCGGTCAGCAGCACCATGAACGGGGTGGCGTCCGCGCGGGCCGCGAGCGCGACCAGGTCGGCGGTGGTGGCGGCGTCCAACCTGGACTCGACGCGCCCACCGCCGCCGCCCCGCCCCTGCGCGCGGGGCCGGTCGACGGGCAGGTCGAGCGCCGGGGTGCCCGCGAGCCGCGAGCGCCAGTGCTCGGTGAGCTCGCGCAGGCGGCCACCCGCCAGCTCCCCCCCGTTCCAGGCGACGTAGTCGGCGTACTGGACGGGCAGTTCGGGCCGGTCGTCGGCGCGCCCCTCCAGCAGGTCCCGGTAGGAGTGCGCGAGGTCGCGGTGGAACACCTCGGTGGACCACCCGTCGCACACCACGTGGTGGATCACCGCGACCAGGACGTGGCGGTCGGCGGCCTCGCGGACCAGCACCGCGCGCAGCAGCGGTGGCTCGTCCAGGGTGAACGGCCGGGCGGCCTGCTCCTCGGCAAGGCGCAGGGCCCGCGCCCTGGCGCCCTCGGCGTCGGGCCCGGACACGTCGACCACCGGGAGCGACACCAGCGCCTCGGGGACCACGACCTGGCACGGCTCGCCGTCGACGACACCGATCCCGGTGCGCAGGCTCTCGTGCCGGGCGACGACCCGGTTGAGCGCACCCTGCAGGGCGACCACGTCGACGTCGCCGACCAGCTCGGCGGCGCTGACGATGTTGTAGGCGGCGTTGGCGGCGGGCTCCAACTGGCACAGGAACCACAGCTGGCGCTGCGCCGGGGCGGCGGGCAGCACGAAAAGGCCGGTGTAGTCGCGGGCCGGTCCACCGCCGACCCCGCCCACGTACGACGAACTGCTCATCGCGGTCCCTCCCCGGTCAGCGCGCGCTCGACGGTGGCCAGCACGTCGGCCTCGTGCTCCTGGACGAAGAAGTGGCCGCCGGGGAAGTCCGCGACCCGGCAGTCCCGGCTCGTCAGCGCCGACCACCCCCGGCTGCCCTCGACGGTGACCTGGGTGTCGTCGGCGCCGCGCAGCACCAGCACGGGGGTCTCCAGCGGTGGTCCCGGCCGGTGGACGTAGGTCTCGGCGAGCGCGAGGTCGGCGCGCAGGCTGGGCAGCATGAGGTCGACCAGGGCCGGGTAGGCCAGCGCCTCGGGGTCGAGCCCGCCGGTGGCGGCCAGCCACGCGATGAGCTCGTCGCGCGGCAGGTCGTGGGCGCGGTCGAACTCCACCGCCTGCGGCGCCTCGCAGCCCGCGACCGCGAGCAGCGCGGGCGGCGGGAAGCCGGACGCGCGCAGCCCCCTCGCGAGCTCGAAGGCGATGAGCGCGCCCGCGCTGTGCCCGTAGAGGGCGTAGCGGCGGTGGGTGCGGGAGCCGACGACGGGCACCAGGGCGTCGACCAGCTCGGCCAGGTCTGCGATCGCGGGCTCGTCGAGCCTGCGCTCGCGGCCGGGCAGCAGCACCGCGGACACGCGCACCGACGTGGCCGCGCGCTGCCAGCCGTGGAAGGTGGCGCCCCCGCCGCCCGCGTGCGGGAAGCACAGCAGCTCGCACACCGGGTCCGCCGGGGTGTCCGAGGAGGCGAACCACCTGGACCTGGCGTGTGCTGGCAGCACGGCTGACCTCCGCGTCGGTGGTGGGACCCGAGCTGGTCCGGAGGCGCGGCGGCACCCTCGGGTGCTGTCTGGGCCGCGGTGGTTCTCCGGCTGGCCGCGGTGGGCGGGCCTGGCGCGATCGGGGCTCTTCATCCTTACCAGCAGCGGAGGTGGGCACGTCAACCCTGGTGCGCCGAGGTGAGAGGGGGTGGGGAGACGAGTGAGACCGCCCCGAGAGACCGGCTTCGGCGGGTGAGAGCGCCGCGAGAGTCGGGCTACCTAGATTCGTCCACTGTCCACACCTGCGCACGAGCCGTCCTGCCCCCGCAGGCGGAGGGAGCTCTCCGATGTCGTCCTCGCGCACCCTGGTCCACGTCCTGCTCGACCACGCCTCGGAGCGCGGCGACCAGGTCGCCTACGAGTTCCTGCACGACGACGGGCGCGTGTCGGCGATGACCTACGGGGAGCTGGTGGGCCGCGCGGCCTCGGTGGCGGGGCGGGTGCGGGCGGCGGGGGCGGACGGGCCCGCGCTGCTGCTGTTCCCACCGGGGCTGGACTTCGTGGTGGCGGTGTGGGGGTGCCTGCTGGCGGGAGTGCCCGCGGTGCCCGCCTACCCGCCGCTGCTGGGGCCCGCCGAGCGGGTGACGGAGCGCTTCGCGCGGATGCTGGACGACTCGGGCGCCTCGGTGCTGCTGGCCGACCCGCTGGTGCTCGGCGTGCTGGGAACGCCGGACGCGGGCGTGCCCGCGCCCACCGCGATCACCCTGGAGGGCTTGGAGGTCGCCTCACCGGACCTGGACCGGTTGCCGCGCCCGGACGACGTCGCCCTGGTGCAGTACACCTCGGGCAGCACCAGCGCGCCCAAGGGCGTCGTGCTGGAGCACCGGAACCTGGTGGCGAACGTGGAGGCCATCAGCGAGGTCTTCGCGCTCGACCGGACCACGCGGGCGGTGTCCTGGTTGCCCCCCTACCACGACATGGGCCTGATCGGCTTCATCCTGACCCCGGTCCACGGCGGTTTCCCGGTGCGGCTGATGTCGCCGGTGACGTTCCTGCGCGACCCGCTGCTGTGGCTGCGCCAGATCAGCGAGCTCGGCGTCACCCACACCGGCGGCCCGAACTTCGCCTACGACCTGTGCGCGCGTCGGGCGGGGGACGAGGACCTCGGCGATCTGGACCTGAGCAGTTGGCGGTTGGCGTTCAACGGGGCGGAGCCGATCCGCCCGGCGACGCTGTCCCGGTTCACCGCCCGGTTCGCGGCGCACGGGTTCCGGGGGCGTTCGTTCCTGCCGTGCTACGGGCTGGCCGAGGCCACGCTGATCGTCACCGGCAGGCGGTGGTCGCCGTCGGACGGGCTGGTCGACGGCCGGGTCGACTGCGGGCCGGTGGTGCGCGGGCACCGGCTGGCCGTGGTCGACCCGGACACCCTGGCGCCGCGGCCGGACGGCGTCGAGGGGGAGCTGCTGCTGGCGGGGCCGAGCGTCACGCGCGGGTACTGGAACGACACCGGGGTCGCCGAGGAGGAGCTGTTCGCGGAGCTGGACGGCGAGCGGTACCTGCGCACCGGCGACCTCGGGCTGCTGCGCGCGGGCAACCTGGTGGTGACCGGCAGGCGCAAGGACGTGCTGATCCAGCACGGGGTCAACCACCACGCGCACGACCTGGAGGCCGCCGCGACGGCGGTGGCGGGCGTGCGGCCGACCGCGGCGGCGTTCACCGGGGCCGAGGAGGAGGTGGTCGTGGCGGTCGAGGTCGCGGCGAGCGCGGACGCCGACGCCGTCTCCTCCGGGGTGCGCGAGCGCGTGCTGGCCGCGACCGGTGTCCGGGTGGACGCGGTGGTGCTGTGCGCGCCGCGCAGCATCCCCCGCACCACGAGCGGGAAGGTGCAGCGGTCGCTGGCGCGGTCCCGGTTCCTCGGCGGCGAGCTGTCCGGTCGGGTGGTGGTGGCCGAGGCCGCGCCCGCGGCGGACGACTCGGCCGTCGTGGCGTTCTTCGCGTCGGTGTTCGCCGTGGTGTGCGAGGTGCCGCGGTGCGGTCCCGAGCAGACCCTGAGCAGCATCGGCGGCGACTCGATCCGGGCGGCCGAGATCGCCGCGGTGACCGAGGACGCCCTGTCGCTGGCGGTGCCGGTGGAGGTCGTCCTGGACGCCCAGTCCCCGAGGGAGCTGACCGCGCGGCTGACCGCGCTGTGGGCGGCCGAGGGCGTCGACGAGGCCGATGTGGTGGCGCGCCTGAGCGCGGTGTAGGCCGGGGCGCCCGCGACGGGGCCCTCGGGACGCGCCCGGTCCCGCCGCGGGAACGCGCGGGGACGGTGGCGCGCGGCCTGCGGTCCGCTCGACGGCGCGATTCGCGGTCGCCCCGCCGGGCCGGGCGACCGGGTGCACCGCACCGGGGAACCGGTGCGCGGGATGGGCGTGGCGGGCCGGGGTTCGACGGCCGGGAGCTGTCGACCCCCTCTTCCCACCGCCACCACGACACGTCTGATTCGGAGGGGCCGGTCCAGTGACTGACACAGCGCACGGCAGGAGCACGGCGGCACGGCTGGTCGAGCGCTGGCGCGCGCGTCGCGCCGCCCCCGGCCCCGACTTCTCGGTGACCCCGGCGCAGCTCGGGCTGCGCCTCTTCGAGGAGATCCACCCCGGCACGGCGGCCAACGTGCTGTCCTTCGTCGCCGAGGTCGGCGGAACGCTCGACCTGGACCGGCTCGGCGACGCGCTGGCCCGGCTGTCCGA encodes:
- a CDS encoding condensation domain-containing protein, which gives rise to MSSSSYVGGVGGGPARDYTGLFVLPAAPAQRQLWFLCQLEPAANAAYNIVSAAELVGDVDVVALQGALNRVVARHESLRTGIGVVDGEPCQVVVPEALVSLPVVDVSGPDAEGARARALRLAEEQAARPFTLDEPPLLRAVLVREAADRHVLVAVIHHVVCDGWSTEVFHRDLAHSYRDLLEGRADDRPELPVQYADYVAWNGGELAGGRLRELTEHWRSRLAGTPALDLPVDRPRAQGRGGGGGRVESRLDAATTADLVALAARADATPFMVLLTAFQLALAAVTGQDDITVGTPVAGRHHPDTEDVVGYFANTLVLRTRLPLADGLRACLAATRDTCLAAFSHEQMPFDHLVEQVGHAGVLDRNPLFDVMFSMQNTPGVSAALPGVRMSQVALPFTSAKFDLWLTVAPEGDGLRLHLDFDRGLYERATAARLLGLFETAARGLRQGPDGATTLPAGEAERAELARWATGPALPPCASTTPEALSRRVPDDVVVSTPDTEVTAAGLADRVREAVDLLRAEGVRGTTVTVPPGTGIDTVVAALAALEAGAVLRYGTRPDRTGALLRRDPDDPTGWRVTTGPRFDPATTSSAPDPDTAALAGSGTPSPGGTAGRAGAERSADGRGEPLRRTAAEHPAAAQGGPGRPAAAQGGLADRPVAHDGLADRPGAPSAATDLTADEGAPAHHDPDRRAAVRSALEPRAVESRAADPRAAAAHTPAARPVDHRALVRTAAAVAERLGVEGRDVAVLGATPHPVDLLVALAHGRRLVLEGGPAEFLFADAPTWRSLLTDGHPVPEGATLVCHDEVVAPDLLDALARTGNPVAVGRRSSAVPLPFALAPLAGPARLGPPLAGQERPLLGADGHPAPFGAVGELHLVGHGGTGLLCRHTSDGDLEVVALAGGRLAVGDHPVRPERVESVLAEVDGVRAAAVSTGELGGATALLGWLVPDRAARTARERDELAASARARALAALPAHEVPARFGVLPELPRLPDGAPDRAALAALRGQGLVGALDDTPPRNRLERLAMGVFHELLPTRGYGVHADFFALGGHSLLAAKVIARVRDEAGVLVPVREFFRTPTPAGLAKAVADAEQDRDRRPADRADALRGQLAGMSDEEVERLLRQLG
- a CDS encoding thioesterase II family protein is translated as MLPAHARSRWFASSDTPADPVCELLCFPHAGGGGATFHGWQRAATSVRVSAVLLPGRERRLDEPAIADLAELVDALVPVVGSRTHRRYALYGHSAGALIAFELARGLRASGFPPPALLAVAGCEAPQAVEFDRAHDLPRDELIAWLAATGGLDPEALAYPALVDLMLPSLRADLALAETYVHRPGPPLETPVLVLRGADDTQVTVEGSRGWSALTSRDCRVADFPGGHFFVQEHEADVLATVERALTGEGPR
- a CDS encoding AMP-binding protein, which codes for MSSSRTLVHVLLDHASERGDQVAYEFLHDDGRVSAMTYGELVGRAASVAGRVRAAGADGPALLLFPPGLDFVVAVWGCLLAGVPAVPAYPPLLGPAERVTERFARMLDDSGASVLLADPLVLGVLGTPDAGVPAPTAITLEGLEVASPDLDRLPRPDDVALVQYTSGSTSAPKGVVLEHRNLVANVEAISEVFALDRTTRAVSWLPPYHDMGLIGFILTPVHGGFPVRLMSPVTFLRDPLLWLRQISELGVTHTGGPNFAYDLCARRAGDEDLGDLDLSSWRLAFNGAEPIRPATLSRFTARFAAHGFRGRSFLPCYGLAEATLIVTGRRWSPSDGLVDGRVDCGPVVRGHRLAVVDPDTLAPRPDGVEGELLLAGPSVTRGYWNDTGVAEEELFAELDGERYLRTGDLGLLRAGNLVVTGRRKDVLIQHGVNHHAHDLEAAATAVAGVRPTAAAFTGAEEEVVVAVEVAASADADAVSSGVRERVLAATGVRVDAVVLCAPRSIPRTTSGKVQRSLARSRFLGGELSGRVVVAEAAPAADDSAVVAFFASVFAVVCEVPRCGPEQTLSSIGGDSIRAAEIAAVTEDALSLAVPVEVVLDAQSPRELTARLTALWAAEGVDEADVVARLSAV